A single genomic interval of Mycobacterium sp. DL592 harbors:
- a CDS encoding serine protease, with protein sequence MISCMRTVLAALSIATVAVVVGGCGQSSEPPAKAAETAKPSGEAISARPSAPQPAVGALFLGGTDTHTCTGSVVRSVSKDLVLTAAHCLADGYPATFVPGFADKAAPGDVWTVDTVYLDPRWVATQDPKADYAFLRVSRPGGGAIETAVGAALVLGATPSEFSQVTIVGYPLGVGGSPLSCDTIAGVDEGGFQTLQCGGLVDGTSGAPWIKGPEVVGVIGGRDGGGCQDSVSFSAPFDQATAALLKRAEAGGPGDTAPNTFDSAC encoded by the coding sequence ATGATCTCCTGCATGCGGACCGTCCTGGCGGCATTGAGCATCGCGACAGTTGCTGTTGTGGTGGGCGGCTGCGGCCAGTCCAGCGAGCCGCCGGCCAAAGCCGCCGAGACCGCCAAACCTTCCGGTGAGGCCATCTCGGCGCGACCGTCGGCGCCCCAGCCCGCGGTCGGCGCCCTGTTCCTCGGCGGCACCGACACTCACACCTGCACCGGATCGGTGGTGCGGTCGGTCTCCAAGGACCTGGTGCTGACGGCCGCGCACTGCCTGGCCGACGGCTATCCGGCCACCTTCGTGCCCGGTTTCGCCGACAAGGCCGCTCCGGGTGACGTGTGGACCGTCGACACCGTCTACCTCGACCCGCGCTGGGTGGCGACCCAGGACCCCAAGGCTGACTACGCCTTTTTGCGGGTCAGCAGGCCCGGTGGCGGCGCGATCGAGACGGCGGTAGGTGCTGCGCTGGTGCTGGGCGCAACGCCGAGCGAGTTCAGCCAGGTGACGATCGTCGGCTATCCGCTCGGTGTGGGCGGCAGCCCGCTGAGCTGCGACACGATCGCCGGGGTCGACGAGGGCGGCTTCCAGACCCTGCAGTGCGGCGGTCTGGTCGACGGCACCAGCGGCGCACCGTGGATCAAAGGCCCAGAGGTGGTCGGGGTGATCGGCGGCCGAGACGGCGGCGGCTGCCAGGACAGTGTCTCCTTCTCGGCCCCCTTCGACCAAGCCACCGCAGCCCTGCTTAAGCGTGCCGAGGCCGGCGGGCCCGGTGACACCGCGCCGAACACATTCGACTCCGCGTGCTAA
- the ppgK gene encoding polyphosphate--glucose phosphotransferase, which translates to MTGTETAPGQNRGFGVDVGGSGVKGGIVDLDTGLLIGERFKLLTPQPATPEAVGKTVAEVVNHFGWTGPLGVTYPGVVVDGVVRTAANVDKAWIGTDAAELFGAALGGRQVTVLNDADAAGLAEERHGAGRSVNGVVVLLTFGTGIGSAVIHKGVLLPNTEFGHLEVGGKEAEHRAASSVKERKEWSYERWSEEVTKVLVAVENLIWPDLFIAGGGISRKADKWIPLLKNRTPVVAAELLNEAGIVGAAMAAAGDAEH; encoded by the coding sequence ATGACCGGAACCGAGACCGCCCCAGGACAGAACCGAGGATTCGGGGTCGACGTCGGCGGCAGCGGGGTAAAGGGCGGCATCGTCGACCTGGACACCGGCCTGCTCATCGGCGAGCGTTTCAAGCTCCTCACCCCCCAGCCCGCGACACCCGAGGCGGTCGGCAAAACCGTCGCCGAGGTCGTCAACCACTTCGGCTGGACCGGGCCGCTCGGCGTCACCTACCCGGGCGTCGTCGTCGACGGGGTCGTGCGCACGGCGGCCAACGTCGACAAGGCCTGGATCGGCACCGACGCCGCGGAGCTCTTCGGCGCTGCGCTGGGCGGCCGGCAGGTGACGGTCCTCAACGACGCCGACGCCGCTGGGCTTGCCGAGGAACGCCACGGTGCCGGGCGCAGCGTGAACGGCGTCGTCGTGCTGTTGACCTTCGGCACCGGCATCGGCTCGGCGGTGATCCACAAGGGCGTCCTGCTGCCCAATACCGAGTTCGGCCACCTCGAGGTCGGGGGCAAGGAAGCCGAGCACCGCGCCGCCTCGTCGGTCAAGGAGCGCAAGGAATGGAGCTACGAGCGGTGGAGCGAAGAAGTGACCAAAGTGCTGGTCGCAGTCGAGAACCTGATCTGGCCTGACTTGTTCATCGCCGGCGGCGGGATCAGCCGCAAAGCCGACAAGTGGATCCCGCTGCTGAAGAACCGCACCCCCGTGGTGGCGGCCGAACTGCTCAACGAGGCGGGCATCGTCGGCGCCGCGATGGCCGCCGCAGGCGACGCCGAACACTGA
- the sthA gene encoding Si-specific NAD(P)(+) transhydrogenase, whose product MGLEYDLVVIGSGPGGQKAAIAAAKLGKSVAVIERGHMIGGVCVQTGTIPSKTLREAVLYLTGMSQRELYGASYRVKDKITPADLLARTQHVIGKEVDVIRNQLMRNGVELYMGLGRFLDEHTLTIEDPTRAEHFTISGRYIVIATGTKPARPAGIAFDENRVLDSDGILDLKNIPTSMVVVGAGVIGIEYASMFAALGTKVTVVEKRDTMLDFCDPEIVEALRFHLRDLAVTFRFGEEVTAVDVGSAGTVTTLASGKQIPAETVMYSAGRQGQTDSLDLSNAGLEADNRGRIFVDDKTFQSKVDHIYAVGDVIGFPALAATSMEQGRLAAYHAFGEPTAGMTALQPIGIYSIPEVSYVGATESELTKNAIPYEVGVSRYRELARGQIAGDSYGMLKLLVSTEDLKVLGVHIFGTAATELVHIGQAVMGCGGTIEYLVDAVFNYPTFSEAYKVAALDVMNKLRALNQFRK is encoded by the coding sequence ATGGGTTTGGAATACGACCTCGTCGTCATCGGTTCGGGTCCCGGCGGCCAGAAAGCCGCCATCGCCGCAGCCAAACTGGGCAAGTCGGTGGCCGTCATCGAGCGGGGCCACATGATCGGCGGCGTCTGCGTCCAGACCGGCACGATCCCGTCCAAGACGCTGCGCGAGGCCGTTCTGTATCTGACCGGTATGAGCCAGCGCGAACTGTACGGCGCCAGCTATCGGGTCAAGGACAAGATCACCCCGGCCGATCTACTCGCCCGCACCCAGCACGTGATCGGCAAAGAAGTCGACGTTATCCGAAACCAGTTGATGCGCAACGGTGTCGAGCTCTACATGGGCCTTGGCCGATTCCTCGACGAGCACACCCTGACGATCGAGGATCCCACCCGGGCCGAACATTTCACCATCAGCGGCCGCTATATCGTCATCGCGACCGGGACCAAACCCGCGCGGCCAGCCGGGATCGCATTCGACGAGAACCGGGTACTGGACTCTGACGGCATCCTCGACCTGAAGAACATCCCCACCTCGATGGTCGTGGTGGGCGCCGGGGTGATCGGTATCGAGTACGCCTCGATGTTCGCCGCGCTGGGCACCAAGGTCACCGTCGTGGAAAAGCGCGACACGATGCTCGATTTCTGCGACCCCGAGATCGTCGAGGCGTTGCGCTTCCACCTGCGCGATCTGGCGGTGACCTTCCGGTTCGGCGAGGAGGTGACCGCCGTGGATGTCGGCTCGGCGGGCACCGTCACCACCTTGGCCAGCGGCAAGCAGATCCCCGCCGAGACCGTGATGTACTCGGCTGGACGGCAGGGCCAGACCGACAGCCTTGATCTGTCCAACGCCGGCCTGGAAGCCGACAACCGCGGTCGAATCTTCGTCGACGACAAGACTTTCCAGAGCAAGGTCGACCACATCTACGCGGTCGGCGACGTCATCGGCTTCCCGGCGCTGGCGGCCACCTCGATGGAGCAGGGCCGGCTCGCCGCCTACCACGCCTTCGGCGAGCCGACGGCAGGTATGACTGCGCTGCAGCCGATCGGCATCTACTCCATCCCCGAGGTGTCCTACGTCGGGGCCACCGAGTCCGAGCTGACCAAGAACGCAATCCCCTACGAGGTCGGCGTCTCCCGCTATCGCGAGCTGGCCCGCGGCCAGATCGCCGGCGACTCGTACGGCATGTTGAAGCTGCTGGTGTCCACCGAGGACCTCAAGGTGCTCGGCGTTCACATCTTCGGCACCGCAGCCACCGAACTCGTCCACATCGGCCAGGCCGTGATGGGCTGCGGCGGGACGATCGAATACCTCGTCGACGCCGTGTTCAACTACCCGACGTTCTCCGAGGCGTACAAGGTCGCGGCGCTGGACGTGATGAACAAACTTCGGGCGCTGAACCAGTTCCGTAAGTGA
- a CDS encoding DUF3099 domain-containing protein, with amino-acid sequence MWNSRGMKREVGFDDDGRPVLITAAAPAYEEQHRARVRKYLAIMSFRIPALLLAAIAYGIWHNGLISLAIVAVSIPLPWIAVLIANDRPPRRAEEPRRYNDMPNRTQLFPRPDRRAIEAVLPTVQPHPAGPADAGSH; translated from the coding sequence ATGTGGAACAGTAGGGGAATGAAGCGTGAGGTGGGTTTCGACGACGACGGTCGGCCCGTGCTCATCACCGCGGCGGCACCCGCTTATGAGGAGCAGCACCGCGCGCGGGTACGTAAGTACTTGGCGATCATGTCTTTTCGCATTCCGGCTCTGTTGCTGGCGGCGATTGCCTACGGAATCTGGCATAACGGGCTGATCTCGCTGGCGATCGTCGCGGTCTCGATTCCACTGCCCTGGATCGCCGTACTCATCGCCAACGACCGGCCGCCGCGCCGCGCGGAGGAGCCGCGCCGGTACAACGACATGCCCAACCGCACCCAGCTTTTCCCGCGGCCCGATCGCCGGGCGATCGAGGCCGTCCTCCCCACTGTGCAACCGCATCCGGCCGGACCGGCCGATGCCGGTTCCCACTGA
- a CDS encoding DUF4192 domain-containing protein, translating into MTTYRPDYRINRPGALIAAIPAVLGFVPEKSLVLIALEHDQMGAVLRVDLDDAMAGKVDHLIEIAATSGAEAAIAVIVDDKGAPCPTCNDDYRRLCQALADALTDQDMTLYAAHVVDRIAAGGTWHCVDGCGDTGPVEDPSASPLAAAAVLDGRRLYGRRADLQAVIAVADPAHADSLVEVIGQCATDREIRWRADPDACGRRDVEATIAAAARVSTGAQPDDAEVAALACAITDVAVRDTLYALAVGSEAGQAETLWALLARTLPEPWRVEALVLLAFSAYARGDGPLAGLSLEAALRGDPEHRMAGMLDTALQSGMRPEQIRELAGTGYRLAKRLGVQLPPRRMFGRRAV; encoded by the coding sequence ATGACCACCTACCGCCCTGATTACCGCATCAACCGTCCCGGCGCCCTGATCGCCGCCATCCCTGCCGTGCTGGGCTTCGTTCCCGAGAAGTCGCTGGTCCTCATCGCGCTCGAGCACGACCAGATGGGGGCGGTCCTGCGCGTCGACCTCGACGACGCGATGGCCGGCAAAGTCGACCATCTGATCGAGATCGCGGCGACCTCGGGAGCCGAGGCCGCCATCGCCGTGATCGTCGACGACAAGGGCGCGCCGTGCCCGACGTGTAACGACGACTACCGCCGGCTGTGCCAGGCGCTGGCGGACGCGCTGACAGACCAGGACATGACGCTGTACGCCGCACACGTGGTCGACCGGATCGCGGCCGGCGGCACCTGGCACTGCGTGGACGGCTGCGGGGACACCGGCCCCGTCGAGGATCCGTCGGCCTCCCCGCTGGCCGCCGCGGCAGTGCTCGACGGCAGGCGGCTCTACGGCCGGCGTGCCGACCTGCAGGCGGTGATCGCCGTCGCCGATCCGGCGCACGCCGACTCGCTGGTCGAGGTGATCGGCCAGTGCGCCACCGACAGAGAAATCCGGTGGCGCGCCGATCCGGATGCGTGCGGACGGCGTGACGTTGAGGCGACGATCGCGGCGGCCGCCCGGGTCAGCACCGGAGCCCAACCCGATGACGCGGAGGTGGCGGCGCTGGCGTGCGCGATCACCGATGTCGCGGTGCGTGACACGCTCTACGCGCTGGCCGTCGGGTCGGAGGCCGGGCAGGCCGAGACGCTGTGGGCATTGCTGGCCCGGACCTTGCCGGAGCCGTGGCGAGTGGAAGCCCTTGTGCTGCTGGCATTTTCAGCGTATGCCAGGGGTGACGGCCCGCTGGCCGGCTTGTCGTTGGAGGCGGCACTGCGTGGCGATCCGGAGCACCGGATGGCGGGCATGCTCGACACCGCGCTGCAGTCGGGGATGAGGCCGGAGCAGATCCGTGAACTCGCGGGCACCGGCTACCGGCTGGCGAAGCGGCTCGGGGTGCAGTTGCCGCCGCGCCGGATGTTCGGGCGACGGGCGGTCTAG
- a CDS encoding metal-dependent transcriptional regulator, whose protein sequence is MNDLVDTTEMYLRTIYDLEEEGVTPLRARIAERLEQSGPTVSQTVARMERDGLLHVAGDRHLELTEKGRALAVSVMRKHRLAERLLVDVIGLPWEEVHAEACRWEHVMSEDVERRLVKVLDDPTVSPFGNPIPGLSHLGLDNYARQPDYTLFRLTELPAGSPVAVVVRQLTEHVQGDVGLISRLKDAGVVPNARVQVENNPNGSVTIIIGGHENVDLPHEMAHAVKVEKV, encoded by the coding sequence ATGAACGACCTGGTCGATACCACCGAGATGTACCTGCGGACCATCTACGACCTCGAAGAAGAGGGTGTGACTCCGCTGCGGGCGCGTATCGCGGAACGGCTGGAGCAGAGCGGACCTACGGTCAGCCAGACCGTGGCACGCATGGAGCGCGACGGACTGCTGCACGTAGCCGGTGACCGCCATCTCGAACTGACCGAGAAGGGCAGGGCGCTGGCGGTATCGGTGATGCGTAAGCACCGCCTGGCCGAACGCCTGCTGGTCGACGTCATCGGCCTGCCCTGGGAGGAAGTCCACGCCGAGGCCTGCCGGTGGGAGCACGTGATGAGCGAGGACGTCGAACGCCGCCTGGTGAAGGTCCTCGACGACCCGACGGTGTCCCCGTTCGGCAACCCGATTCCCGGACTGTCCCACCTGGGACTGGATAACTACGCCCGCCAGCCCGACTACACGCTGTTCCGCCTCACCGAACTGCCCGCGGGTTCCCCGGTCGCGGTGGTGGTGCGCCAGCTGACCGAACACGTCCAGGGCGACGTCGGGCTGATCAGCCGGCTCAAGGACGCCGGTGTGGTGCCTAACGCCCGAGTGCAGGTCGAGAACAACCCGAACGGCAGCGTGACGATCATCATCGGTGGCCACGAGAACGTCGACCTGCCGCACGAGATGGCCCACGCCGTGAAGGTCGAGAAGGTCTAG
- a CDS encoding DUF3039 domain-containing protein translates to MQTQTIERTDTDERVDDGTDDDTPKVFHYVKKDKIAESAVMGTHVVALCGEVFPVTRAAKPGSPVCPDCKKVYESLKKG, encoded by the coding sequence ATGCAGACCCAGACGATCGAGCGCACCGACACCGACGAACGCGTCGATGACGGGACCGACGACGACACTCCCAAGGTCTTCCACTACGTCAAGAAGGACAAGATCGCCGAGAGCGCAGTCATGGGAACCCACGTGGTGGCCCTGTGCGGCGAGGTGTTCCCGGTGACCCGGGCCGCCAAGCCTGGTTCGCCGGTCTGCCCGGACTGCAAGAAGGTCTACGAAAGCCTCAAGAAGGGCTGA
- a CDS encoding RidA family protein, translating into MANRKNLSSESVYEPEVGYSRAVRTGPLISVAGTTGPGADITEQTRNALRRIQSALASLGGGLSDVIRTRIYVTDISQWREVGAVHAEFFGAVKPAATMVEVSALIEPDLLVEIEADAYVAD; encoded by the coding sequence GTGGCCAACCGGAAGAACCTGTCCTCTGAATCCGTCTACGAACCCGAAGTCGGGTACTCCCGGGCGGTGCGGACCGGGCCGCTGATCTCCGTCGCGGGAACCACCGGCCCGGGTGCCGATATCACCGAGCAAACACGAAATGCGTTGCGCCGCATCCAATCTGCATTGGCCTCACTCGGCGGTGGGCTGTCCGACGTCATTCGCACCCGGATCTACGTCACCGACATCTCCCAGTGGCGTGAGGTCGGGGCGGTACACGCCGAGTTCTTCGGTGCGGTCAAGCCGGCCGCCACCATGGTCGAGGTGTCGGCGCTGATCGAGCCCGATCTGCTGGTCGAGATCGAAGCCGATGCCTACGTCGCGGACTGA
- a CDS encoding DUF952 domain-containing protein, giving the protein MYPNPDFLLHLCGRRDWDDARGVGELCPSSLTDVGFVHLSAPHQVHLPANRLFAGRTDLVLLHIDPRVLTAPLRWEPGVPTDPASMLFPHLYGPLPVDAVVEVATYLPGPDGSFPPFQSAT; this is encoded by the coding sequence ATGTACCCGAATCCCGATTTCTTACTCCACCTGTGTGGACGGCGTGACTGGGACGATGCCAGGGGCGTCGGCGAACTTTGCCCCTCGTCGCTGACCGACGTCGGGTTCGTCCACCTGTCGGCGCCGCACCAGGTTCACCTGCCGGCCAACCGGCTTTTCGCCGGCCGTACGGACCTGGTGCTGCTGCACATCGACCCGCGGGTCCTGACCGCGCCGTTGCGGTGGGAACCCGGTGTGCCAACGGATCCCGCGTCGATGTTGTTCCCGCACCTGTACGGCCCGTTGCCGGTCGACGCTGTCGTGGAGGTCGCCACCTACCTGCCGGGACCCGATGGGAGCTTTCCGCCGTTTCAGTCCGCGACGTAG
- a CDS encoding YihY/virulence factor BrkB family protein, whose product MTDQPAKPSRHHVWRIAKRTLSKSWDDSIFSESAQAGFWSVLSLPPLLLGMLGSLAYIAPLFGPDTLQRIQDQLISTSNSFFSKNVVAEIIEPTVRDIVVGARGEVVSVGFVISLWAGSSAVSAFVDSVVEAHDQTPLRHPVRQRFFALGLYVVMLVVVIAAAPFVALGPRKVSEYIPDSWDNVLQHGYFPVLMFVVVVAVTVLYRVSLPRPLPTHRLVWGAVLAVAVFVVATMGLRFYLTWITSTGYTYGALATPIAFLLFAFFLGFAIMIGAELNAAIQEEFPAPIPRGRQLRTWLEHKARSLGESTGEAAKPAHPSPEPTAEPVSPS is encoded by the coding sequence ATGACTGACCAGCCTGCGAAACCATCCCGCCATCACGTGTGGCGCATCGCCAAGCGAACCCTGTCGAAAAGCTGGGACGACTCGATCTTCTCCGAGTCCGCCCAGGCGGGTTTCTGGTCGGTGCTCTCCTTGCCGCCTCTGCTGCTCGGCATGCTCGGCAGCCTCGCCTACATCGCGCCGCTGTTCGGGCCCGACACCCTGCAGCGGATCCAAGACCAGCTGATCAGCACCTCGAACAGCTTCTTCTCCAAGAACGTCGTGGCCGAGATCATCGAGCCGACGGTGCGCGACATCGTCGTCGGTGCCCGCGGTGAGGTCGTCTCGGTGGGTTTCGTCATCAGTCTGTGGGCGGGCTCGTCAGCGGTATCGGCGTTCGTCGACTCCGTCGTCGAGGCCCATGACCAGACCCCGTTACGCCACCCGGTGCGCCAGCGCTTCTTCGCCCTGGGCCTGTACGTGGTGATGTTGGTGGTGGTGATCGCGGCCGCCCCGTTCGTCGCGCTCGGTCCGCGCAAGGTCTCCGAGTACATCCCCGACAGCTGGGACAACGTGCTGCAGCACGGCTACTTCCCCGTGCTGATGTTCGTGGTGGTCGTGGCCGTGACCGTGCTCTACCGGGTGTCGCTGCCCAGACCACTGCCGACCCATCGGCTGGTGTGGGGTGCGGTGCTGGCGGTGGCGGTGTTCGTGGTGGCCACGATGGGCCTTCGGTTCTACCTGACCTGGATCACCAGCACCGGCTACACCTACGGCGCGCTGGCCACACCGATCGCGTTCTTGCTGTTCGCGTTCTTCCTGGGCTTCGCGATCATGATCGGTGCCGAACTCAACGCCGCAATCCAGGAGGAGTTCCCCGCACCGATCCCCCGCGGCCGCCAGCTGCGGACGTGGCTCGAACACAAGGCGCGCTCGTTGGGCGAGAGCACCGGGGAGGCGGCCAAGCCCGCGCACCCCAGCCCGGAACCCACGGCCGAGCCGGTCAGCCCTTCTTGA
- a CDS encoding RNA polymerase sigma factor — MAATKASPATDEPVKRTATKTPAKRPAAKAPNGSAPTKRAAKATPAGAVNADAEDIETTTKSRPAAKAAPAKKAAKAAPGRAKKAETGVDAAADGDVVVDDLDTDLEADPELDVAVDDIELDDLEDDVVVADDDVVVADEEATPAAEADTAEDEDISEPSEKDKASGDFVWDEEESEALRQARKDAELTASADSVRAYLKQIGKVALLNAEEEVELAKRIEAGLYATQKLSELAEKGEKLPVQQRRDMQWICRDGDRAKNHLLEANLRLVVSLAKRYTGRGMAFLDLIQEGNLGLIRAVEKFDYTKGYKFSTYATWWIRQAITRAMADQARTIRIPVHMVEVINKLGRIQRELLQDLGREPTPEELAKEMDITPEKVLEIQQYAREPISLDQTIGDEGDSQLGDFIEDSEAVVAVDAVSFTLLQDQLQSVLETLSEREAGVVRLRFGLTDGQPRTLDEIGQVYGVTRERIRQIESKTMSKLRHPSRSQVLRDYLD, encoded by the coding sequence GTGGCAGCGACCAAAGCAAGCCCGGCAACCGACGAGCCGGTGAAGCGCACCGCCACCAAGACTCCCGCGAAGCGGCCGGCGGCCAAGGCACCCAACGGTTCCGCCCCGACCAAGCGGGCCGCGAAGGCCACCCCTGCAGGGGCCGTCAACGCCGACGCCGAGGACATCGAGACCACGACCAAGAGCCGCCCGGCCGCCAAGGCCGCTCCGGCCAAGAAGGCCGCCAAGGCCGCGCCCGGGCGCGCCAAGAAGGCCGAGACGGGCGTTGACGCCGCAGCCGACGGCGATGTCGTCGTCGACGACCTGGACACCGACCTCGAAGCCGATCCGGAACTCGACGTCGCCGTCGACGACATCGAGCTCGACGATCTCGAAGACGACGTGGTCGTCGCCGATGATGACGTGGTCGTCGCCGACGAGGAGGCCACCCCGGCGGCCGAGGCCGACACCGCCGAAGACGAGGACATCAGCGAGCCGTCGGAGAAGGACAAGGCATCCGGAGACTTCGTCTGGGACGAAGAGGAATCCGAGGCGCTGCGGCAGGCCCGCAAGGACGCCGAGCTCACCGCCTCAGCGGACTCGGTGCGCGCCTACCTCAAGCAGATCGGCAAGGTCGCGCTGCTCAACGCCGAGGAAGAGGTGGAGCTGGCCAAGCGGATCGAAGCCGGTCTGTACGCCACCCAGAAACTCTCCGAGCTGGCCGAGAAGGGCGAGAAGCTGCCCGTGCAGCAGCGCCGCGATATGCAGTGGATCTGCCGCGACGGCGACCGCGCCAAGAACCATCTGCTGGAGGCCAACCTTCGCCTGGTGGTGTCGCTGGCCAAGCGCTACACCGGCCGCGGCATGGCGTTCCTGGACCTGATTCAGGAAGGCAACCTGGGTCTGATCCGTGCGGTCGAGAAGTTCGACTACACCAAGGGCTATAAGTTCTCCACGTACGCCACCTGGTGGATTCGCCAGGCGATCACCCGCGCCATGGCCGACCAGGCCCGCACCATCCGTATTCCGGTGCACATGGTCGAGGTCATCAACAAGCTGGGCCGCATCCAGCGCGAGCTGCTTCAGGACCTGGGCCGCGAGCCCACTCCCGAAGAGCTGGCCAAGGAGATGGACATCACGCCGGAGAAGGTGCTGGAGATCCAGCAGTACGCGCGTGAGCCGATCTCGCTGGACCAGACCATCGGCGACGAGGGCGACAGCCAACTCGGCGACTTCATTGAGGACAGCGAAGCCGTGGTGGCCGTGGACGCGGTGTCGTTCACACTGCTGCAGGATCAGCTGCAGTCGGTTCTCGAGACGCTCTCCGAGCGCGAAGCCGGTGTGGTGCGGCTGCGGTTCGGCCTGACCGACGGCCAGCCGCGGACCCTCGACGAGATCGGCCAGGTGTACGGGGTGACCCGCGAACGCATCCGCCAGATCGAGTCCAAGACCATGTCGAAGCTGCGGCACCCCAGCCGCTCGCAGGTCTTGCGGGACTACCTGGACTAG
- a CDS encoding sigma-70 family RNA polymerase sigma factor has product MANATTSRFDSDLDAQSPAADLVRVYLNGIGKTALLSAEDEVELAKRIEAGLYAQHLLETRKRLSDNRKRDLAIVVRDGQAARSHLLEANLRLVVSLAKRYTGRGMPLLDLIQEGNLGLIRAMEKFDYTKGFKFSTYATWWIRQAITRGMADQSRTIRLPVHLVEQVNKLARIKREMHQNLGREATDEELAEESGIPVEKINDLLEHSRDPVSLDMPVGSDEEAPLGDFIEDAEAMSAENAVISELLHTDIRSVLATLDEREHQVIRLRFGLDDGQPRTLDQIGKLFGLSRERVRQIEREVMAKLRNGERADRLRSYAS; this is encoded by the coding sequence ATGGCAAATGCCACCACCAGCCGATTCGACAGCGATCTGGACGCCCAGAGCCCAGCCGCTGATCTGGTGCGCGTCTATCTCAATGGCATCGGCAAGACCGCACTACTGAGCGCCGAGGATGAGGTCGAGCTGGCCAAGCGCATCGAGGCCGGCCTGTACGCCCAGCACCTCTTGGAGACCCGCAAGCGCCTCAGCGACAACCGCAAGCGCGATCTTGCGATCGTGGTCCGCGACGGCCAGGCCGCACGCAGCCACCTGCTGGAGGCCAACCTTCGCCTGGTGGTGTCGTTGGCCAAGCGCTACACCGGTCGCGGAATGCCACTGCTGGATCTCATCCAGGAAGGAAACCTGGGGTTGATCCGCGCGATGGAAAAGTTCGACTACACAAAGGGTTTCAAGTTCTCCACCTACGCCACGTGGTGGATTCGCCAGGCCATCACCCGCGGTATGGCCGATCAGAGCCGCACCATCCGGCTTCCCGTCCACCTCGTTGAGCAGGTGAACAAGCTGGCCCGCATCAAGCGTGAGATGCACCAGAACCTGGGCCGCGAGGCCACCGACGAGGAACTGGCTGAAGAGTCGGGCATCCCGGTCGAGAAGATCAACGATCTGCTCGAGCACAGCCGGGACCCGGTCAGCCTGGACATGCCGGTCGGCAGCGACGAGGAAGCCCCGCTCGGCGACTTCATCGAGGACGCCGAGGCGATGTCGGCGGAGAACGCGGTGATCTCGGAGCTTCTGCACACCGACATCCGCAGCGTGCTGGCCACCCTCGACGAGCGCGAACACCAGGTGATCCGGCTGCGGTTCGGCCTCGACGACGGCCAGCCCCGCACCCTGGACCAGATCGGCAAGCTGTTCGGGCTGTCCCGCGAGCGGGTCCGCCAGATCGAGCGTGAGGTCATGGCCAAGCTCCGCAACGGCGAACGGGCCGACCGGCTGCGGTCCTACGCCAGCTGA